The DNA sequence GATCCGACGGGGTCCGCCTGTTCCCGGAACCGGAGCAGTTGCGGGTGCCGGGTATAGCCTCGGGTCATTCCCTGGAGCACCTTCTGGGCCAGCAACGCTTCCCGCCACAGGGCGACCAGTCCCTGGGCGTCGAGATATCGCGGGTGGAGGGTCCACAACCTCACTTCGATCTACCCATCGCCTTCCGCCGACACAGGCCACGCGGCAACCGAACGCGCTTCGGCCAACAACTGCTCCCAGTCGTCCGGGGGATGACCATCCGCCAGCATTTTTCCGAACACCCGGTAGGCGTCCTGATCGCTTTCGTGGGCGCGTTTGGTTTCTTCATCATTCACCCAGGCATAGACAATCACCCTGGATGAGGCATGATAGCGAAAGAAGAGCCGATATTGCTGGAAGAACTTGGCGCGGAACCAGTGTTTGCGGCGGTCTCCCAGGGTATGCCCCTGCCGGTATTCCGGTCGCGTCGGATCCTGGGGAATGACCTCGAACATCAACTTTCGGATGGCCGCCAGGCGCTTGCTGGCGTTTTTCCGGACATATCCCAGCGGATCGTTGCGCTGGAGTTGCTCGACCTGTCGGATCAGGGCCTCAAGCTGCGCCAGACACAACGGGTGAACGAAGAGGGTCCAACCATGGATGACCACGCCGGTCGAGGTTTTCATTCATCCTCAGCAGACAACGGCGCATCCAGATCGACCTCGATGCCAGCGACC is a window from the Magnetococcales bacterium genome containing:
- a CDS encoding type II toxin-antitoxin system YhaV family toxin, with product MKTSTGVVIHGWTLFVHPLCLAQLEALIRQVEQLQRNDPLGYVRKNASKRLAAIRKLMFEVIPQDPTRPEYRQGHTLGDRRKHWFRAKFFQQYRLFFRYHASSRVIVYAWVNDEETKRAHESDQDAYRVFGKMLADGHPPDDWEQLLAEARSVAAWPVSAEGDG